Proteins from a single region of Pogoniulus pusillus isolate bPogPus1 chromosome 23, bPogPus1.pri, whole genome shotgun sequence:
- the SKIDA1 gene encoding SKI/DACH domain-containing protein 1, producing MGDLKSGFEEVDGVRLGYLIIKGKQMFALSQVFTDLLKNIPRTTVHKRMDHLKVKKHHCDLEELRKLKAINSIAFHAAKCTLISREDVEALYTSCKTERVLRTKRRKVSRVLSATDLRPELAPADPFSGFWKENKLWLGLNGSPRPLLPIRRRALRPGAAALLPAAHLPHIFSKYTGHSFPEIARAPCKPSATYETAPAAHGRAPLRLRRPSAARPSPVAAPRPRLLPAGPPPLPARCRRRRHGASAAAAALGPHGGARRPLPTPRPSRPRGASRLPLPRGFGPPPPAFPESGSSDSESSCCSGRAAHDSDCGSSLSSSSEGSSEEEDEEEDEEDEEGSGASDSSEGSSEEEEEEEEEEEEEEESTSDSDSSSVSSQVSVQSIRFRRTSFCSPPGVVHANFLYHLAAAAAAAAPRPPVPAQAPAEPGGLPALRGAASGVKPELPEEWGRPGWAPAAPALRCSGGLGSCFAEIRDDRGSEITFPHSEFSSNAKSTDLTINCVAKGASSPSPKTNNAFPQQRILREARKCLQATATHRADNNTIAARFLNRDSSSAAANSEKDSKISHCIEFATDLPSLQTAPEEDAASAGAAAAAAAAAELQCTEPGSEALPFLHSVHIKTEDSSANDEYEPDLTTHKLKCECNDTKDEFYGVTESNHQDALLTAKEDSACTEKETTSLNPLTQSQVLSCTLGTPKPEDGEYKFGARVRKNYRTLVLGKRPVLQTPPVKPNLKSARSPRPTGKTETHEGTLDDFTVNNRRKRVASNVASAVKRPFNFMANFPCPPSLIIGNDGDLLPAYSLNTTKDSQPPHKAHPVWKWQLGGSAIPLPPSHKFRKFN from the coding sequence ATGGGAGACCTGAAGTCGGGTTTTGAAGAGGTGGATGGCGTGAGGCTCGGCTACCTCATCAttaaaggaaagcaaatgtTTGCACTCTCCCAGGTTTTTACAGACCTGCTCAAAAACATCCCGCGAACTACCGTGCACAAGCGAATGGATCATTTAAAAGTAAAAAAGCATCACTGCGATCTGGAGGAGCTGAGGAAACTCAAAGCCATCAACTCCATCGCCTTCCACGCCGCGAAATGCACCCTGATCTCCAGAGAGGACGTGGAAGCCCTTTACACTTCCTGCAAAACCGAACGGGTGCTTAGGACGAAGCGGAGGAAAGTGAGCCGGGTGCTGTCAGCCACCGACCTCCGCCCGGAGCTCGCTCCCGCCGACCCCTTCTCCGGCTTCTGGAAGGAGAACAAACTTTGGCTGGGGCTGAACGGCTCCCCCCGGCCGCTGCTGCCCATCCGGAGGAGAGCCCTGCGCCCAGGGGCCGCCGCCCTGCTGCCGGCCGCGCATCTACCTCACATTTTTAGTAAATACACTGGCCACAGCTTCCCGGAGATCGCTCGGGCCCCCTGCAAGCCCTCCGCCACCTATGAAACGGCGCCGGCGGCGCACGGCCGCGCTCCCCTCCGCCTCCGCCGCCCGTCCGCCGCTCGCCCGTCGCCCGTCGCCGCGCCGCGACCACGGCTCCTGCCCGCCGGCCCCCCGCCCCTGCCCGCCCGCTGCCGACGACGACGACACGgggcctccgccgccgccgccgcgctggGCCCCCACGGCGGCGCCCGTCGGCCCCTGCCCACGCCGAGGCCCTCCCGGCCCCGTGGCGCCTCCCGCCTGCCGCTGCCCCGTGGCTTcgggccgccgccgcccgccttCCCCGAGAGCGGCAGCAGCGACTCTGAGTCCAGCTGCTGCTCGGGCCGCGCCGCCCACGACTCGGACTGcggctccagcctctccagctcCAGCGAGGGCAGCTCGGAGgaggaggacgaggaggaggaCGAAGAGGACGAGGAAGGCAGCGGCGCCTCAGACTCCAGCGAGGGCAGctcggaggaggaggaggaggaagaggaggaggaagaggaggaggaggagagcaccTCGGACTCCGACTCCAGCTCGGTCTCCAGCCAGGTCTCGGTGCAGAGCATCCGCTTCAGACGcaccagcttctgcagcccGCCCGGCGTGGTCCACGCCAACTTCTTGTACCATCTGGCAGCCgcagccgccgctgccgcccccCGGCCCCCGGtcccagcccaagccccagCGGAGCCCGGTGGGCTACCCGCCCTCCGAGGCGCTGCCAGCGGAGTCAAGCCGGAGCTGCCGGAGGAGTGGGGCCGGCCCGGCTGGGCTCCCGCCGCCCCGGCGCTGCGTTGCTCTGGCGGCCTGGGGAGCTGCTTCGCGGAGATCAGAGATGATAGGGGGTCCGAGATCACATTCCCACACTCTGAATTTTCCAGTAATGCCAAGAGTACTGACCTAACAATTAACTGTGTTGCAAAGGGGGCCTCTTCACCTAGCCCAAAGACAAACAATGCATTTCCACAACAAAGAATACTCAGAGAGGCAAGGAAATGCCTTCAAGCAACTGCTACACACCGTGCAGATAATAATACAATAGCTGCTAGGTTCTTAAATAGGGATTCTTCATCAGCGGCAGCAAATTCAGAGAAAGATTCAAAAATCTCTCATTGTATTGAATTTGCCACGGATTTGCCCTCTTTACAAACTGCTCCTGAGGAggatgctgcttctgcaggcgcagcagcagcagcagcagcagcagctgagctccagtGCACTGAACCAGGCAGCGAGGCTCTGCCATTCCTGCACAGCGTTCACATCAAAACAGAGGACAGCAGTGCCAACGACGAGTATGAGCCCGACCTTACAACACATAAGCTAAAGTGTGAGTGCAATGATACTAAGGATGAGTTTTACGGTGTGACTGAGAGTAATCACCAGGACGCTTTATTAACAGCCAAGGAAGATTCTGCATGCACTGAGAAAGAAACCACTTCCTTAAACCCGCTGACTCAGAGTCAGGTCCTCTCATGCACTTTAGGTACCCCAAAACCTGAGGATGGGGAGTATAAATTTGGAGCAAGGGTGAGAAAAAATTACAGGACACTGGTTTTGGGAAAGCGACCTGTACTGCAGACTCCTCCAGTCAAACCAAATTTGAAATCAGCTCGAAGCCCACGTCCTACAGGTAAAACTGAGACACATGAAGGAACACTGGATGATTTTACAGTTAACAATAGACGCAAAAGGGTAGCCAGCAATGTAGCATCAGCAGTGAAAAGGCCATTTAATTTCATGGCAAATTTTCCCTGTCCACCATCACTAATTATTGGCAATGATGGGGATTTGTTGCCAGCTTATTCCTTAAACACCACTAAGGATTCCCAACCACCTCACAAGGCCCATCCTGTATGGAAATGGCAGCTGGGCGGCTCTGCAATACCTCTTCCACCTAGCCACAAATTCAGGAAATTTAATTAA
- the LOC135185523 gene encoding uncharacterized protein LOC135185523 translates to MVHDLFENTCLILENVRVFLPPRLAGYPLGKAVGRLKDVRHLGGKREGNGLYSPYLAAPTPLISLEKHCGCKSRGGGSCVFDTFAIQSRPWKGSLQNRWAPRGRAEAAAASLRLGPSGRATTSSACEKGRGEVNRCGPYRNPWNKCFKPRGISPNSEIRGRQISGKRIPRYKFLEWEFTFHPHFYFINTRPRAPGGRSAGTAFLLQRRGSPRNPAPPSAGSWTPPAAGSLGRLRGGGGRTASSRPSPEDPRPPSAPGPAGGSVVVAGAACASPSPGSCPRDPAEPLRASPHGFYRPQPQAHGEGEGRRRRSRGRATGEPGKMDAPVEDPEGEAGWVPWPHREIALKCGSPRGPSRQPRRPVRPRGAAPGAAEPGHSGREKLVAPGKMAARGALSPGPAAQGPPRRRAGPEPGWAPAPRHCATHFIYIYTHIYI, encoded by the exons ATGGTTCATGATCTTTTTGAGAACACATGCTTGATTCTAGAAAATGTCCGAGTTTTTTTGCCACCTCGTCTTGCTGGATATCCCTTGGGAAAAGCAGTGGGTAGGCTAAAGGATGTGCGGCACCTTGGCGGAAAGCGTGAG GGAAATGGACTGTACAGCCCCTATCTAGCTGCTCCGACACCACTAATCAGCCTGGAAAAGCACTGCGGGTGCAAGTCCCGGGGAGGAGGGAGCTGTGTATTCGACACGTTTGCAATTCAATCCCGACCCTGGAAAGGCAGTTTGCAAAACCGCTGGGCTCCGAGGGGCAGGGCTGAAGCTGCGGCGGCCTCTCTGCGGCTCGGCCCCTCCGGGAGAGCCACGACGTCCTCTGCCTGCGAGAAGGGGCGAGGGGAAGTCAACAGATGTGGGCCGTACAGAAATCCGTGGAACAAGTGCTTTAAACCCAGGGGGATTTCTCCTAATAGCGAAATCAGAGGGAGACAGATTTCGGGAAAGAGAATACCCCGATATAAGTTTCTGGAGTGGGAATTCACATTTCATCCCCATTTCTATTTTATAAATACGCGGCCACGTGCGCCCGGGGGGCGTTCCGCTGGAACCGCGTTTCTGCTCCAGCGGCGGGGCAGTCCCCGCAATCCGGCTCCTCCGAGCGCCGGGAGCTGGACTCCTCCCGCAGCGGGGAGTCTCG GCCGGCTCCGCGGGGGCGGAGGGCGCACGGCTTCCTCCAGACCCTCCCCCGAAGACCCCAGGCCTCCCTCGGCGCCAGGCCCTGCTGGCGGCTCCGTGGTCGTGGCTGGGGCCGCCTGCGCCAGCCCTTCGCCCGGCAGCTGCCCCAGGGACCCCGCCGAACCACTGCGGGCTTCCCCCCACGGCTTTTACCGGCCGCAGCCCCAGGCGCACGGAgagggggagggcaggaggcGGCGGAGCCGGGGCCGCGCCACAGGAGAGCCCGGGAAGATGGACGCCCCAGTGGAGGACCCGGAGGGGGAAGCCGGGTGGGTTCCGTGGCCCCACCGAGAAATCGCTTTGAAGTGCGGGAGCCCCCGGGGGCCCAGCAGGCAACCGCGCCGCCCCGTTCGGCCGCGGGGAGCCGCTCCGGGAGCGGCGGAGCCGGGCCATAGTGGCAGGGAAAAGCTTGTGGCGCCGGGCAAGATGGCGGCCCGAGGCGCGCTGTCCCCCGGGCCCGCCGCGCAGGGGCCGCCCCGCCGCAGAGCAGGCCCAGAGCCCGGCTGGGCTCCTGCGCCTCGGCACTGCGCTACtcactttatatatatatatacacatatatatatttaa